In Babylonia areolata isolate BAREFJ2019XMU chromosome 19, ASM4173473v1, whole genome shotgun sequence, a single window of DNA contains:
- the LOC143294086 gene encoding polypeptide N-acetylgalactosaminyltransferase 5-like yields MSKLYRLLFKKRTFCCFWLCYVLCSCAVFFISDDSFDHQDHDVYHIAQGRPRMETPRPLKASLPSVHDDSKKTAANAFAKRRPIPLVFGRLSASSNDTQREAAAQRDTDKRPRSENETRRAADAELHGNKPGIVVPGGHEGHKVAGEGEKRLGGPEELSVQGGVGNVGNASKDLEKDWVPPPNPGEGGQAVNVKEGDLSRAQLETFRRGRKTHHFNQFVSDLISLHRSVPHILERQECQRLQYRPDLPSTSVVIIFHNEAWSTLLRTVHSVLDRSPPHVLHRIILVDDLSDLEHLKKPLEDYISQPELSKVTLVRSPTREGLIKARLLGLHHANTSVVVFLDSHCECFEGWLEPLLEPIARDPSTVTVPVIDAINHETFGISLLKARDISVGTFTWSLLFNWMPIQPHERLRRQSDTDPIRSPTMAGGLFAIDRAFFYKLGTYDPGMKIWGGENMELSFKIWMCGGSLVTLPCSHVGHVFRLSAPHSSGGFRNYLAINLGRLAAVWLDDYSVYSYTARRVTQEEQLKLIGDISERQELRRGLKCHSFGWFMKHVMPEAFLPADQFAHGQIKNEHTGTCIRSNDKVVVLSRCQKTRISNNMKWYMNQEEHPTIFQDDYQLRSQQSCLDNHGKSRTLDRLRCHGMGGNQEWKYFKDRKQLYHVASERCAEASPAEKPPTVVMAACDPNNPLQQWLWDTSPTQGPSWRKDEAAGRPVL; encoded by the exons atgagcaAACTGTATAGATTATTGTTCAAGAAACGAACATTCTGTTGTTTCTGGCTGTGCTACGTGTTATGTTCCTGTGCGGTGTTCTTCATATCGGATGACAGTTTCGACCACCAAGACCATGACGTTTATCACATAGCACAAGGTAGGCCTCGCATGGAAACACCAAGACCATTGAAAGCCTCGCTACCTAGCGTTCACGACGACAGCAAGAAAACAGCCGCCAATGCCTTCGCCAAAAGAAGACCCATACCGCTTGTGTTTGGACGACTGTCGGCATCATCCAACGACACACAACGAGAAGCCGCGGCTCAGAGAGACACCGACAAAAGGCCTCGTTCTGAAAACGAGACTCGCAGAGCGGCAGACGCAGAGCTCCATGGCAACAAGCCGGGGATCGTCGTGCCAGGAGGACACGAAGGGCACAAAGTTGccggggaaggggagaagaggctGGGCGGTCCAGAAGAACTCAGTGTCCAGGGTGGTGTTGGTAACGTTGGTAACGCCAGTAAGGACCTGGAGAAAGACTGGGTACCACCTCCGAACCCAG GGGAGGGCGGGCAGGCGGTGAATGTGAAGGAGGGGGACCTCAGTCGGGCCCAGCTGGAGACGTTCCGGCGGGGCAGGAAGACTCATCACTTCAACCAGTTCGTCAGCGACCTTATCTCTCTGCACCGCTCTGTCCCCCATATCTTGGAACGCCAAGA GTGCCAGAGGCTGCAGTACCGCCCGGACCTCCCCAGCACCAGCGTGGTCATCATCTTCCATAACGAGGCCTGGTCTACCCTGCTCAGGACGGTGCACAGCGTGCTGGACAGGTCCCCCCCTCACGTTCTGCACCGGATCATTCTCGTGGACGACCTCTCCGACCTGG AGCACCTGAAGAAGCCCCTGGAGGACTACATCTCACAGCCTGAGCTGAGCAAGGTGACGTTGGTGCGGTCCCCGACCCGAGAGGGGCTGATCAAGGCTCGTCTTCTGGGGCTGCACCACGCCAACACCTCTGTCGTGGTGTTCCTCGATTCGCACTGCGAATGTTTcgagg GCTGGCTGGAGCCGCTGCTGGAGCCCATCGCCCGGGATCCCAGCACGGTGACGGTGCCCGTGATAGACGCCATCAACCATGAGACGTTCGGCATCAGCCTGCTGAAGGCCAGGGACATCAGTGTCGGTACCTTCACCTGGAGTCTGCTCTTCAACTGGATGCCCATCCAGCCCCACGAGAGGCTccggagacagtcagacactgaCCCTATTCG GTCCCCTACGATGGCAGGCGGTCTGTTCGCCATTGACCGTGCGTTCTTCTACAAGCTGGGCACCTACGATCCTGGCATGAAGATCTGGGGCGGAGAGAATATGGAACTGTCCTTTAAG ATCTGGATGTGTGGAGGCAGCCTGGTGACGCTGCCGTGTTCCCACGTGGGGCACGTGTTCCGTCTGTCGGCGCCCCACTCTTCGGGCGGCTTTCGGAACTACCTGGCCATCAACCTGGGCCGTCTGGCCGCCGTCTGGCTGGACGACTACAGTGTGTACAGCTACACGGCCCGCAGGGTCACTcag GAGGAGCAGCTGAAGCTGATAGGCGACATCTCGGAGCGGCAGGAGCTGAGACGGGGACTGAAGTGCCACAGCTTTGGCTGGTTCATGAAGCACGTGATGCCAGAGGCCTTCCTGCCCGCTGACCAGTTCGCCCATGGACAG ATAAAAAACGAACATACCGGAACGTGCATCAGGTCTAACGACAAGGTGGTTGTGCTGAGCCGTTGCCAGAAAACAAGAATCAGT AACAACATGAAGTGGTATATGAACCAAGAGGAACACCCCACCATCTTTCAAGACGACTACCAGTTACGCAGCCAGCAGTCCTGCCTCGACAACCACGGCAAGAGCAGAACCCTCGACCGCCTGCGTTGCCACGGCATGGGAGGCAACCAGGAGTGGAAATACTTTAAG GACCGGAAACAGCTGTACCACGTGGCCAGCGAGCGGTGTGCGGAAGCCTCACCGGCGGAGAAGCCCCCCACAGTGGTGATGGCAGCCTGTGACCCCAACAACCCCCTGCAGCAGTGGCTGTGggacacctcccccacccaggGACCCTCCTGGCGCAAGGATGAGGCTGCTGGCAGACCCGTCCTATGA